The nucleotide window GccacaaataaaaaagaaaaatcatcaaatcaaCAACATCCAATATCATAAACCAAGAAGCGGATCCCCGCATTCCACTCATCGAAAAATAAAGTCTCATCCATACTGAACATTAAATCAATTCATGCCAAAATTAGAAAGGAGCATAGTTCACAAAATCATAAGCAATTGCAATAGTTTAAAGAGGGTgtcaataaataaaatcataggTTTTATCTTTGAGGGTCTCCCAATTTTTGTTTCTTGACCAGATATCAGACTGAATAGAGCTTGTAGCAGTGACCAAATTCACGGTAGCAAGACGGACAAAGAGCGAAAGATATCATATCATACTGCAATCTATCCGCACTCAGATGAATAACAATAAATTCaaacctttttcttttaaaaataataggtACTCTAGTTTGAGCTAGGCCAATATCATATTGGGAATAAAgctctccctatatatatatactcctTTGTTTCATAGGACTCAATATCACTTGAACCAACAATACGGTTGATCAATTCATGAAAGCCAAAGGGACCATTCCAACAGCTTCTTGAGGCATCAATGATCAAACCGAACAAAGCAAACCATTACCAAATACGTCACAGCCGCAAAACAATTTATACAAAGAGCAAATCAAGCAACTTGAATTTGTCAAAAGATTCCACATATTTTCACAATTGATAGCGGCCAATTTCATTTTGTTTCCCCCTAAAAGaacacaaaagaaaagaaaaggtaaaGATAAATAGAAATGAATGatgatagatagatagatacaAACATGAGCATATGCAGCATCTAAGTATGTAACATTGATCTCCACAGAAACCCCAGTCCTGCCAGACATATGCCCTAGGGTGGGAATCGCAGCTGAACCCACCACATCCACCATGGTGGCGGTGGCGCCGCCGTGCAACGAGTTGCCGGAATTCTAAGAAACAAGAGAGCGATTAGCGAAATTGAGAGAGTAAACAGAATAGAATCGAAATTGTTGAGGATTGAGAGATAAGAGCGAAGGAACGAACGAGTAAACGAGGAGGGATTTTCATGGAGCAGAGGACTCGGCCCGGTTCAACGAGATCGATGCGAAGTGCATTGATGACTAAGGGTTCCAAGAATCTTGGAGGGAGTTCATCAACAAGCGATGACGTGTCACCTCCTGGTTTCTCCAAGTACTTCTTCACCGATTCCAAGTtcattttccttctttctttctttcttctctgcGATGCGATTTATCGAATACACTCGCTGTTTTCCTTGTTCCTCTTGTTCCTCAACCTCCCCCGTTTTGATTTTCCGTCCGTCTTTGCATTTCAGTCAACCAAGTCATGCCATCATATTATTACTAACTTTTTTTCATACAATTAAATATGTCTAAATTTTGAGTAATTATCCAAATTAACGCTAATGATTTTAAAGTggacattttaatttttttaaaaaaaataatttttagattaatttttaaaattttattccgacagattttttatataataatcattaaattagttctaaaaaattttaaaaacggatattttagtctaaaaaaattaatacataaatcaattttaatgttaatctattttacttttttcggatgtcaatttttattattaacttaGATTTGTGTATATGCACGATGACATtaatatattcatttttttcattaaaaataagtaagacgaataatgatattttgaaatctaaattaaaatattatttttaatataaacatatttttttaatagaatatttttttattatattaaatacaaaaatatcaaataattttaatattgaatttcttgtagaataatttttaataattttattaaaaattatttataaaattaatataaaaaataattatttttactgatatataattatgtaattaaatacatgtataaaattattttagtacattaattaaaattaaatttattatttttaaattataaatttaagtttTGAAAAAATGGTATTAGAGTTTCAGATCCAGAAGGTCAAgagttcgaaccttggtgaatccaaaattagctttttataacgtgagatgtttattatccctagtatctggatggtta belongs to Arachis duranensis cultivar V14167 chromosome 8, aradu.V14167.gnm2.J7QH, whole genome shotgun sequence and includes:
- the LOC107463391 gene encoding uncharacterized protein LOC107463391, which gives rise to MNLESVKKYLEKPGGDTSSLVDELPPRFLEPLVINALRIDLVEPGRVLCSMKIPPRLLNSGNSLHGGATATMVDVVGSAAIPTLGHMSGRTGVSVEINVTYLDAAYAHEEIEIEAKTLRVGKAVAVVSVEFRKKKTGKIFAQGRHTKYLPLASKM